In Leptospira fletcheri, the genomic window ACTTTGAATCCGGGAGGAGTCAGGATCGGAACGGCGGATCTGTATACTCTGCTGGAGACGATCAGCGAAATTGCGGATTCGGTCGTAATCGGTCAGGACTGGAAGGACGACGTACGGGTGATTCTATTCCTGAAAATGGTTCCTGGTAAGGCGCTTACCGGTGAATTCGAAACTTTTATAAGAAAGGAGATCAAGGAGAAGGTTTCTCCGCGTCATGTTCCGGCAAAAATCCTGGCGGTCTCCGATATTCCCTATACTAGAAATATGAAGAAGGTGGAGATTGCGGTGAAAAGAACCGTCCAGGGAGAGACAGTGCCGAATAAGGACGCTCTCGCAAATCCGGAATGCCTGGAATCCTTCGCGAATCTACCCGAGTTGCAGGTAGACTGATCGTTTGCGGAAAACGTTTTTCCCTTGTGCAAGGACGCAATCGGAATTAGAATGTTCGGAAAAAGCGGGTTCCTTTCCGGAATGAGTTTCTATCTTTCTAAACCGTTTTGCTTCGTCGGTTCCCTTTTTTTGTTTCTCTTCTCGGTCTCTTTGACTGCGCAGGGCGATTTTTCCAATTCCAGATTGCAGGACATTCAGAAACGAGGCGAATTACGGGTCACCGGAAATCGGACCTTTGCTCCTTTTTACATAGACAACCCCAAAGAGGGTTTTCCAGGATTCGATGCCGAATTGGGAAAGAGATATGCCGATTTTTTAGGAGTAAAATACGTTTTTATTCCCAAACCGGAGTTCGAGGATTTTGCGGAAGCGGTTCAGAAAGGAGAGGCGGATTTGGCTCTGTCGGGAGTAACTACCACTTTAGAACGCTCTAAAGTGATTCAGCTCAGTAAACCGTATCTGGTTTCCACACCTTCGGCACTGGTTCGAAAATCGGTTCTTCCTCCTCCGCCGGAAGGGAATATTATTACTACGCAATATTTCAGAAGTATTAAGGACCTAGGCGATTTGAACGGAGTGAGTTTTGCGGTGCGCGCTTTTTCCGGAAGCCATGAATACCTACTGCGTACGTTTCCGAATTCCAGAATTTTCACCTATGGTAGTTTGGACGGGGCTTGGAAGGCGGTGCGGGAAGGTACGGCGAATTGCTTGGTGGCGGAAGCGTACCATATCAAGGGAATTCTTCTACTGCAGCCTTCGATCGCGTCCAGCTATCGTCCTTTGTTGGAGGCGGTACAAGAGGATCATATCGCGGCCTTACTGCCCAAATCGGATTTGGTCTATTTGAGAAATTTCGAATTTTTTATCTCGGAATTGAAGAGAAAGGGAGATCTAAAAGCTCTTGAAGATAAATATTTTAATTCGGGAGACTGGGTACGATAGGATTTTTTCCTAGATTCCGCCGGATTCCAGGTTGCGGCGTTTCCATTTCCGATCAATGTCCGGTCTCAGTCTAAGAGATATGGCAAGCCTAACGAAAAGAAGATCGGAAAACGTTCCGGGAAATTTTTACGTGGATTCCTCCTGTATCGATTGCGAGACCTGTAGGATTTTGGCCCCGGAAGTTTTTTCCGAAAAGGGCGGAGCGTCCTATGTCCGGAACCAACCTTCGAATTCGGAGGAGTCCTTTCGGGCATTGCAGGCCCTCGTCTCCTGTCCTACGACTTCTATCGGGACGATGGAGCGGGACGATCTGACTTCCGTAAAGGATTCCTTTCCGGCAAGGATTCACGGAAACGTTTATCACTGCGGTTATCATTCCAAGTCTTCTTTCGGAGCCTTTTCCTATCTGATCCTTCGACCCGAGGGAAATGTGCTCGTAGATTCGCCCAGGTACGTTCCTTCTCTTGCGGAAAAAATCCGGTCCTTGGGAGGAATCAGATACCATTATCTTACGCACCGGGACGACGTTGCGGATCACGAGAAATTTCACCAGGATTTCGGATGCGAACGGATCATTCACGAGGACGACGCCGGGGCAGTGGGCAATCCGGAAATCACGATCGCCGGAAGGGATCCGTTCCGATTCGCGGAAGATCTCACCGTTTTTCCGACTCCCGGACACACCAAGGGTCATACCGTCCTTCTGTATTCGAATTCCTTTTTATTTACGGGAGATCACTTGGCGTATGACCCTATGAGAAAACGTTTGATCGCGTTTCGAGGGGTTTGTTGGTATTCTTGGGAAGAACAGAAAATATCCATGGAATCCCTGGCAGGACTTTCCTTTGAATGGGTTTTACCGGGTCACGGAAATCCCTTCCACGGAACTCCGGAGGAAACTTCCCAACTCCTCCGGAAATGCATTGATTGGATGTAAGAATGTCGGTGTTAACGTCCGCGGAAGCCCATGTATTCCGACTGAAAGGTAAATACGTCTTCCGCATATTGTTTCACCCCGCCCCATTTTTTAACGGCGGCCGGACCGGCGTTGTAGGCGAGTAAGGCTTTCCGGACATCTCCGTCTAGGCTGTCTAGAAGGTGGTTCAGGTAGGCAACTCCGAGGGAGAGGTTCACTTCCGTTTCGAAGAGTTCGGATTCCCGTATTTTCCGGCCTTCTTGGGAACCGATCCAGGCTCCGGTAGCCGGCATGACTTGCATATAGCCCCTTGCGTTTTTCTTGGACCGGGCTTTTTTGTGAAATTCGGATTCCACTCGGATGAGTCCGAGCAGTAGGCCGATTTTTTCCCCTTCTGCGCAGCTCATTCCGCAGGCGGAATCCTTGATTTTCGCACTTTCGAGCAATACGGTCTTGGTCAATCGATCCAATTCGGCGACGGGGATGGAAGGCCTTTGCTCCAGAATGTAATCTCTTACATACTGGGCCTCGTTTTTCGTCTTTCTGGCGCTCCAGCTTTCGGTGAGGGATCCTGCAATCGGCGCCACCAGTGATTGGTAGAGCAGGGGCAGGGCTGCAATGAAAATGTGTCGTTTTCGAATCTTAGGCTGGTTCATAAATGAACGTCCTTGAATGGTGCGTCGCACTATTCAAGGA contains:
- a CDS encoding substrate-binding periplasmic protein, which codes for MSFYLSKPFCFVGSLFLFLFSVSLTAQGDFSNSRLQDIQKRGELRVTGNRTFAPFYIDNPKEGFPGFDAELGKRYADFLGVKYVFIPKPEFEDFAEAVQKGEADLALSGVTTTLERSKVIQLSKPYLVSTPSALVRKSVLPPPPEGNIITTQYFRSIKDLGDLNGVSFAVRAFSGSHEYLLRTFPNSRIFTYGSLDGAWKAVREGTANCLVAEAYHIKGILLLQPSIASSYRPLLEAVQEDHIAALLPKSDLVYLRNFEFFISELKRKGDLKALEDKYFNSGDWVR
- a CDS encoding MBL fold metallo-hydrolase produces the protein MASLTKRRSENVPGNFYVDSSCIDCETCRILAPEVFSEKGGASYVRNQPSNSEESFRALQALVSCPTTSIGTMERDDLTSVKDSFPARIHGNVYHCGYHSKSSFGAFSYLILRPEGNVLVDSPRYVPSLAEKIRSLGGIRYHYLTHRDDVADHEKFHQDFGCERIIHEDDAGAVGNPEITIAGRDPFRFAEDLTVFPTPGHTKGHTVLLYSNSFLFTGDHLAYDPMRKRLIAFRGVCWYSWEEQKISMESLAGLSFEWVLPGHGNPFHGTPEETSQLLRKCIDWM
- a CDS encoding lytic transglycosylase domain-containing protein; the protein is MNQPKIRKRHIFIAALPLLYQSLVAPIAGSLTESWSARKTKNEAQYVRDYILEQRPSIPVAELDRLTKTVLLESAKIKDSACGMSCAEGEKIGLLLGLIRVESEFHKKARSKKNARGYMQVMPATGAWIGSQEGRKIRESELFETEVNLSLGVAYLNHLLDSLDGDVRKALLAYNAGPAAVKKWGGVKQYAEDVFTFQSEYMGFRGR